The Paenibacillus beijingensis nucleotide sequence GAAGTGGTCGATTATGCGATCGGCAATGCAACGATCCGCGCCGGTTTCGCCGATCTGCTCGCATACTGCAAACGCCAAGACATTGAATTTTATGTCACGAGCGGCGGCATCGATTTCTTCGTTTATCCGCTGCTGGCGCAATTCGGCATTCCCGAAGACCATATTTACTGCAACGGCAGCGATTTCAGCGGCGAAAGGATTGAAATTACGTGGCCCCACTCCTGCGACGACGAATGTGCAAGCGGCGGCTGCGGCATGTGCAAGCCGGCCGTTATCCGGCGGTTCCCGCAGGAGCACTTCGAAAGGATTTTGATCGGGGACAGCGTAACCGACTTTGAAGGCGCGAAGCTGGCAGAGCTTGTTTTTTCCCGCTCGCATTTGACCGAGAAATGCCGGGAGCTTGGACTCCCTCATGTCGAATTTGAAACGTTCCACGATATCATTGCCCATCTGGAGCAGGAAAGGACTACGGTACGATGAGTCATGCAGTCATTACACTGGAAGAAAAACAGCGCGCTTACGCGCAGCTTCACGAGGTGAAGGCGCTCTTCTCGCAGCGCAATTGGTTCGCCGGAACGAGCGGCAACCTGTCCGTACGTGTGGGCGATTTTTCGCCAGAGCAGTTCCAATTCGCCATTACGGCCAGCGGCAAAGACAAGTCGCAGCAAACGCCCGAAGATTTTCTGCTGGTGGACCAAAGCGGGAAGCCGAGCGAGCCGACCTCGCTTAAACCGTCTGCGGAGACGCTCATCCACTGCGAAATTTACCGGTTAACCGGCTGCGGAGCCATTTTTCATGTGCATACCGTGTTCAACAACGTCATTTCGGAATGGTTCTGGGACCGCAAATCGGTTCCGGTGGACGGCGTCGAATTGATCAAAGGGCTCGGAAATTGGGAAGAGGAAGCGCACATCGACATTCCGATCGTCTCCAACTTCGCCGATATTCCGCGCATCGTTCCGGAAATTACAGAGCGTCTGCAGCACGACATTCCCGGAATTATGCTGCGCAAGCACGGCATTTACGCATGGGGTAAAAACGCGTTCGAAGCGAAGCGCCACCTCGAAGCGTTTGAGTTTATTTTTGAATATGTTTACCGGTGGGAGCTGCTGAACCGTTCCCGCTGAGCGGCCTTTAATAAGAGGCTGTCCCATAAGCAGGCTTTATGTCGGGTTTCAAGCCCTTCTGCTTCAAAAACGTAAACGAACCGATCAAGGAGCTATCCTTGGCCGGTTCGTTCGTTTTTATCGCTCTGCACGAAGGGCGACTTTTCAAAAGCATGCGTTCGCTCGTACATCTTTTTTCTTTTTATTTTTAGACTGGAGTTAAAATTCCTGCAAATATACTTTTTTTGTCGGTCCCATCTTTCGTTCGGGCGATAAAACCTGGGAATTCCTGCACCATCTCGAAGGTTTTCCCTCCAGATAGGCAATTTGGATCGATAATACCTGCACAATCGCAGGTTTAGCGATAAGGATCCCCGACTCTGCGCTGGTTTAGCGAGAAAAGGAAAGGAGCTCCTGTTCCGCTGCTTTGCCAGCGGAACAGGAGCTCCTCTTTTGTTATATTTAGGACGAGCTCAATCCGCTTCAGCCTCTGCCCCCGCGGAACTTCGCCGCATGGGCGCGCGCTTCCTCGACGCTGTTCACCCGGTTGCGGCTCCATTCCAGTAATATCCGGTCGATATAGCGAAAATGGAGCTTTCCTGCGAAAACCGCTTCCTTCAGCGCAAAGCGGATCAGCTCGTCGGGATAGCGGTCTTGATCGAGCCAGCCGCTGATCGTCTCACATTCCATCGGCGAAAGAGGACGGCCGAATTCCTGCTCGAACAGCGTGAACATATCGCCGCCCGTTTGCATCTGCTCGCCGTGCAGCGGTTGGAAAGCTGCGGACGCCGTCCTTTTGCCGCCTCCGGAGCCCAATTCCCGCTGCGCCGTTTCACCTTCTGCAAGCTCCTCTTCGGCCGCCCATAGAGCCGCCCGCTGCAGCCATCCGCTCCAGTTATAGCGCTCGTAGAGGATACCGGAGACGGGATCGAGCGCTTCGTCGATTTCCAGCAGTCCGTCCTTCATCAGCTTGCCAAGCAGCTGCACGACCGTCTTCGGCGAAGTGCCGAGC carries:
- a CDS encoding 2-hydroxy-3-keto-5-methylthiopentenyl-1-phosphate phosphatase, whose protein sequence is MSTDRKKVIFCDFDGTITVNDNIVAVIKHFNPEGWEAIVDDIIQQRITIQQGVGALFRLLPASMKKEVVDYAIGNATIRAGFADLLAYCKRQDIEFYVTSGGIDFFVYPLLAQFGIPEDHIYCNGSDFSGERIEITWPHSCDDECASGGCGMCKPAVIRRFPQEHFERILIGDSVTDFEGAKLAELVFSRSHLTEKCRELGLPHVEFETFHDIIAHLEQERTTVR
- the mtnB gene encoding methylthioribulose 1-phosphate dehydratase, with the translated sequence MSHAVITLEEKQRAYAQLHEVKALFSQRNWFAGTSGNLSVRVGDFSPEQFQFAITASGKDKSQQTPEDFLLVDQSGKPSEPTSLKPSAETLIHCEIYRLTGCGAIFHVHTVFNNVISEWFWDRKSVPVDGVELIKGLGNWEEEAHIDIPIVSNFADIPRIVPEITERLQHDIPGIMLRKHGIYAWGKNAFEAKRHLEAFEFIFEYVYRWELLNRSR
- a CDS encoding DnaD domain-containing protein, producing MSDILKAYARGMTAMLGERGVYIPHLLLRSYRELGLTDTDAMLLLQLMAFREAESKEFPTPEEIAHRLGTSPKTVVQLLGKLMKDGLLEIDEALDPVSGILYERYNWSGWLQRAALWAAEEELAEGETAQRELGSGGGKRTASAAFQPLHGEQMQTGGDMFTLFEQEFGRPLSPMECETISGWLDQDRYPDELIRFALKEAVFAGKLHFRYIDRILLEWSRNRVNSVEEARAHAAKFRGGRG